The proteins below come from a single Treponema phagedenis genomic window:
- a CDS encoding STAS-like domain-containing protein, translating to MRKLKEAILRVAECGSGYKFQGSRFIHLSPDSGEEFRDEFLIPFLKKNKTACRLCVDFAGTVVFTPGFLEESFGGAIRRGFQKEVQKIQFKNIPPEIKKELLRWIRKTRER from the coding sequence GTGAGAAAATTGAAGGAGGCAATATTAAGAGTAGCGGAATGTGGGAGTGGCTATAAATTTCAAGGCTCAAGATTTATTCACTTAAGCCCCGATTCCGGAGAAGAATTCAGAGATGAATTTTTAATACCGTTTCTTAAAAAAAATAAAACCGCGTGCCGGTTGTGTGTTGACTTTGCCGGCACTGTTGTGTTTACTCCGGGATTTTTGGAAGAAAGTTTTGGCGGAGCAATTCGGCGCGGGTTTCAAAAAGAGGTACAGAAAATTCAATTTAAAAATATTCCGCCTGAAATAAAAAAAGAACTTTTACGGTGGATAAGAAAAACAAGGGAAAGATGA
- a CDS encoding NYN domain-containing protein — protein MHLKERSQFDIISDSDGKQKRIYEWNSLYRIFYYDCPPISKALYHPVLEKSIDFSKTETYTWMKEFIENLIHQRKVALRMGVLADNTAYYGLKNEIAKKLFSGRLQVTDITETDFDLVLRQKGVDMKIGIDIATLAYKKLADQIVLITGDSDFVSAAKLARREGIDFIVDPMGHKILPDLMEHIDGLRSYYRHKQLKGSFGQKEQDVTLFPY, from the coding sequence ATGCACCTTAAAGAGCGTTCTCAATTTGATATTATAAGTGATAGCGATGGAAAACAAAAACGGATATATGAATGGAATAGTTTATATCGAATATTTTATTATGATTGCCCTCCAATCAGTAAAGCATTATATCACCCAGTTTTAGAAAAGAGTATTGATTTTTCAAAGACTGAAACCTATACATGGATGAAGGAATTTATCGAAAACTTAATACATCAACGAAAAGTTGCCTTACGAATGGGCGTATTAGCTGATAATACCGCCTATTATGGCTTAAAAAATGAAATAGCAAAGAAACTTTTCTCCGGTCGTTTGCAAGTTACCGATATAACCGAAACCGATTTTGATTTAGTTTTACGGCAAAAAGGCGTTGATATGAAGATAGGGATAGATATAGCCACACTTGCCTATAAAAAACTGGCTGATCAAATTGTTCTTATAACAGGTGATAGTGATTTTGTCTCTGCTGCAAAACTTGCACGGCGGGAAGGTATCGATTTTATAGTTGATCCAATGGGGCATAAAATTTTACCTGATTTAATGGAACATATTGACGGCTTACGATCATATTATAGGCATAAGCAGCTCAAAGGCTCATTTGGACAGAAAGAACAAGATGTTACATTATTTCCTTATTAA
- a CDS encoding SU10 major capsid protein, whose translation MGFFTTVETASVSEAELLKSLQAGYQTDSAQMVGGRTLIPEDIEGTMVNAMREQKEDCKFVNSVKKKSVNSTIHEYNRRTGVGNYKYLTTEEGGGSETSDQELERKTVKIKYLQDRRAVTDQMALVDGFEDAYTSEKIAGTLNVLKAAEYFCFHGDETVVPTQFDGVLRQIEKSKNANIYDVRGKSIATVGERIITDPVGMIFEAGGDANKLFFPPILAQDIQDLIRDRIRFGTSGSGAMNLVVDQYPTPYGSTIYFGQEAGADKFFHVKGLVTADGSPLKRPKAPTEVTTTSAADGKSKFAAADAGNYKYTVHSVNKYGISDGKEIDASVAVSAGHKVTLKIKASAENTESGYVICRSAKDGDVVMEMVRIGKDESGTTEFNDFNIELPGTAQMVFLTEKKIQEVINWDQFCPLRSRPLYESNRAEIPFLIQLFAALDVKAPEWCAIAKNIAYRGGLYY comes from the coding sequence ATGGGTTTTTTTACAACAGTAGAAACAGCTTCTGTGAGTGAGGCAGAACTTTTAAAATCATTGCAAGCCGGTTACCAAACCGACTCTGCACAGATGGTAGGCGGACGAACTTTAATACCTGAGGATATTGAAGGAACAATGGTTAATGCTATGCGCGAGCAAAAGGAAGATTGTAAGTTTGTAAATAGTGTTAAGAAAAAATCAGTGAACTCGACTATTCATGAGTATAATCGCCGCACCGGTGTAGGTAATTATAAGTACCTGACAACGGAAGAAGGCGGAGGCTCTGAAACAAGTGATCAAGAGCTTGAGCGAAAAACTGTAAAGATTAAATATCTGCAAGACCGCAGAGCTGTTACCGACCAAATGGCATTAGTTGACGGTTTTGAAGATGCGTACACAAGTGAAAAGATAGCAGGTACTCTTAATGTTTTAAAAGCTGCTGAATACTTTTGTTTTCATGGTGATGAAACTGTCGTGCCTACACAGTTTGACGGTGTTTTGCGTCAGATTGAAAAGTCGAAAAATGCAAACATTTACGATGTCCGCGGCAAGAGCATTGCAACGGTGGGCGAAAGAATAATTACCGATCCTGTAGGAATGATTTTTGAAGCGGGCGGAGATGCCAATAAACTTTTCTTTCCGCCAATTTTGGCGCAAGATATTCAAGACCTTATAAGGGACCGAATCCGCTTTGGTACTTCAGGAAGCGGTGCAATGAACCTTGTCGTTGACCAGTACCCGACGCCGTACGGTTCCACTATATATTTTGGGCAGGAAGCCGGTGCAGATAAGTTTTTCCATGTAAAAGGCTTAGTTACTGCTGACGGTTCGCCTCTGAAACGCCCGAAAGCTCCTACTGAAGTAACGACAACAAGTGCAGCCGATGGAAAATCAAAGTTTGCGGCAGCCGATGCCGGAAATTATAAATACACCGTTCACTCAGTCAATAAATACGGAATATCGGACGGCAAGGAAATAGACGCTTCTGTTGCGGTAAGTGCAGGACATAAGGTTACTCTTAAAATAAAAGCAAGTGCCGAAAACACAGAATCAGGCTATGTTATTTGCCGCTCTGCAAAAGACGGGGATGTAGTAATGGAGATGGTGAGAATAGGAAAAGATGAAAGCGGAACAACCGAGTTCAATGACTTCAACATCGAATTGCCGGGTACTGCTCAAATGGTTTTCTTAACTGAGAAAAAAATTCAGGAAGTAATTAACTGGGATCAGTTCTGTCCATTGCGTTCACGTCCATTGTACGAAAGTAACAGAGCCGAGATACCTTTCCTCATTCAGCTTTTTGCAGCTTTGGATGTTAAGGCTCCCGAGTGGTGCGCTATTGCAAAAAATATCGCATACAGAGGCGGCTTATATTACTAG